The Apium graveolens cultivar Ventura chromosome 6, ASM990537v1, whole genome shotgun sequence genome contains a region encoding:
- the LOC141668776 gene encoding histone H3.2, with the protein MARTKQTARKSTGGKAPRKQLATKAARKSAPATGGVKKPHRFRPGTVALREIRKYQKSTELLIRKLPFQRLVREIAQDFKTDLRFQSSAVAALQEAAEAYLVGLFEDTNLCAIHAKRVTIMPKDIQLARRIRGERA; encoded by the coding sequence ATGGCTCGTACCAAGCAAACAGCTCGGAAATCCACCGGCGGCAAGGCGCCACGCAAGCAGCTCGCCACCAAAGCCGCCCGGAAGTCCGCCCCAGCCACCGGCGGAGTGAAGAAGCCCCACCGTTTCCGCCCTGGAACCGTCGCTCTCCGAGAAATCCGCAAGTACCAGAAATCAACCGAGCTTCTGATCCGTAAACTCCCTTTCCAGCGCCTGGTTCGAGAAATTGCTCAGGACTTTAAGACTGATCTGCGTTTCCAGAGCTCTGCTGTTGCGGCGCTGCAGGAGGCTGCTGAGGCGTATTTGGTTGGATTGTTTGAGGATACCAATTTGTGCGCTATTCATGCTAAGAGGGTTACTATTATGCCTAAGGATATTCAGTTGGCTCGTCGTATCAGGGGAGAGCGTGCTTGA